One Elusimicrobiota bacterium DNA window includes the following coding sequences:
- a CDS encoding trypsin-like peptidase domain-containing protein — translation MDARPDRILRFAASALLPLVLSASPARAKVDQELVKTLKTAVVNIYTNTPTALAGDTPGSWGGTGFIVDAQKGWIVTNRHVSSRSPAHYKVTFYNGETSDKVNLLYYDAWQDLAVLEVDTTTLHSPLKAVPLSTAESIKEADEVFLIGNNEGENYTVLYGEIINTELNPALSDDPAGDSHRHTSSFEVVYGQRGGSSGSPVFDTRGRVVGVQYCGTDVTGKTLRIDYVKDALDCLRAGRGSCRGEIGVVLDLMKISDAKNYLHIPESEAARLLGIVDRGQKIKDVVYVRKSIPQSPADEKLEPGDVILRVSGKTIGNNLYAFDKEIDRLIGRSASIEIMRNGRPLTVTVPVEDAEKQKVSRFVTFAGGIFHDATNEIRRRFAVYGAGVMLNQVDVGSSLEVGGRYDKYPQWRQILIQRVNGVATPDLETFANEARRFADGDRVYITAKDFVSIDSTPRALLVDLNLKYFPLKQFRYDPQKRSWEAESPAGLH, via the coding sequence ATGGACGCGAGGCCGGACCGCATCCTCCGCTTCGCCGCCAGCGCCCTTCTTCCCCTCGTCTTGTCGGCGAGCCCGGCTCGCGCCAAGGTCGACCAGGAGCTGGTCAAGACGCTCAAGACGGCCGTGGTCAACATCTACACGAACACGCCGACGGCGCTCGCCGGAGACACGCCCGGGAGTTGGGGCGGGACGGGCTTCATCGTCGACGCCCAAAAGGGCTGGATCGTCACGAACCGGCACGTCAGCAGCCGCAGCCCGGCGCACTACAAAGTGACTTTCTACAACGGCGAGACGTCCGACAAGGTCAACCTCCTCTACTACGACGCCTGGCAGGACTTGGCCGTCCTGGAGGTGGACACGACGACCCTGCACTCCCCCCTGAAGGCCGTGCCCTTGAGCACGGCTGAGTCCATCAAGGAGGCCGACGAGGTCTTCCTCATCGGCAACAACGAGGGAGAGAACTACACCGTGCTCTACGGCGAGATCATCAACACCGAGCTCAATCCCGCGTTGTCGGACGACCCGGCGGGCGATTCGCATCGCCACACCAGCTCGTTCGAGGTGGTCTACGGCCAGAGGGGCGGCTCCAGCGGCAGCCCCGTCTTCGACACTCGCGGCCGGGTCGTCGGCGTGCAGTATTGCGGCACCGACGTGACGGGAAAGACGCTGCGCATCGACTACGTCAAGGACGCCCTGGACTGCCTGCGGGCCGGCCGCGGCTCGTGCCGCGGCGAGATCGGCGTCGTGCTCGATCTCATGAAGATCTCCGACGCCAAGAACTACCTGCATATCCCCGAGTCCGAGGCCGCGCGGCTGCTGGGCATCGTGGACCGAGGCCAGAAGATCAAGGACGTCGTATACGTGAGGAAGTCCATCCCGCAGTCGCCGGCGGACGAGAAGCTCGAGCCCGGCGACGTGATCCTGAGGGTCTCCGGCAAGACGATCGGGAACAACCTTTACGCGTTCGACAAGGAGATCGACCGCCTCATCGGAAGGTCCGCGTCCATCGAGATCATGCGCAACGGGCGGCCGCTGACGGTGACGGTGCCCGTCGAAGATGCGGAGAAGCAGAAGGTCTCGCGCTTCGTCACCTTCGCCGGCGGGATCTTCCACGACGCGACCAATGAGATCCGGCGCCGCTTCGCGGTCTACGGGGCCGGCGTCATGCTCAATCAGGTGGACGTCGGATCGAGTCTCGAAGTGGGCGGCCGCTACGACAAATATCCGCAATGGCGCCAGATCTTGATCCAACGGGTCAACGGCGTCGCGACTCCCGACCTCGAGACCTTCGCCAACGAAGCCCGGAGATTCGCCGACGGCGATCGGGTCTACATCACCGCCAAGGACTTCGTGAGCATCGATTCCACGCCCCGCGCGTTGCTCGTCGACCTGAACTTGAAGTATTTCCCGCTCAAGCAATTCCGCTACGATCCGCAGAAGCGGAGCTGGGAAGCGGAAAGCCCCGCCGGACTTCATTAG
- a CDS encoding phosphoribosylaminoimidazole carboxylase produces the protein MAADSEPPDKPAEIVSGPPPSARPVQDRKRTFFHPLSGLAILGVDWLAFGIDLPTEFLFTPLVSLIAFGVTFWAVARIQSRDGDDLKRAYFKAFLGAVAAGVPLPVTGTIVGAAILLLSGLPTGSIRRR, from the coding sequence ATGGCCGCGGACTCGGAGCCGCCGGACAAGCCCGCCGAGATCGTCAGCGGACCTCCCCCCTCGGCCCGTCCGGTCCAGGACCGCAAGCGGACCTTCTTCCATCCCTTGAGCGGGCTGGCGATCCTGGGCGTGGACTGGCTCGCCTTCGGCATAGACCTGCCCACGGAGTTCCTGTTCACCCCGCTCGTGAGCCTGATCGCGTTCGGCGTCACCTTCTGGGCCGTGGCCAGGATACAGTCGCGCGACGGAGACGACCTCAAGCGCGCCTATTTCAAGGCTTTCCTGGGCGCGGTCGCGGCCGGCGTGCCGCTGCCGGTCACCGGCACCATCGTGGGCGCCGCCATCCTTCTCCTGTCGGGGCTGCCCACCGGCTCCATCCGGCGGCGATGA